In the genome of Sphingomonas alpina, the window GGCTCGGTCATTATGAGGGTACGACCGAGGATCTGTTCGTCGCATTGCGGCTCGAACAGGCGCTGGCGATCCTGCGCGACGAGGTCGATCGCGAGCTGCGCTATTGGGAAGCGGAGAGCGCCGACCGTTTCGAGTCCGGGCATGGCGAAACCATCGTGCGGCTGTTCGGCGCGGCCTTGCCCGAGGTGCGCCGCCTGATCGACAGCGACATCGCCGCTGCGTTCCAGGGCGATCCCGCCGCGCGCAGCGTCGATGAGATCCTGATCTGCTATCCATGCGCGCTGGCGGTGATGTACCACCGGCTCGCGCATCAGCTTTATACGCTCGGCGCGCCCTTGGTCGCGCGGGTGATCTCGGAGATCGCCAATACGCGTACCGGGATCGATATCCATCCCGGCGCGACGATCGGGCCGAGCTTCTTCATCGATCATGGCACTGGCGTGGTGATTGGCGAGACCACGATCATCGGCGCGCGGGTGCGGCTCTAT includes:
- the epsC gene encoding serine O-acetyltransferase EpsC gives rise to the protein MPVPELIREQAAGAEAIESIVAGLRDARDDWRAANQRYAAAGTGRFPGRTAVGFMLEHLEAALFPLRLGHYEGTTEDLFVALRLEQALAILRDEVDRELRYWEAESADRFESGHGETIVRLFGAALPEVRRLIDSDIAAAFQGDPAARSVDEILICYPCALAVMYHRLAHQLYTLGAPLVARVISEIANTRTGIDIHPGATIGPSFFIDHGTGVVIGETTIIGARVRLYQHVTLGARRLPAESGDTVRERFARHPIVEDDVVIYAGATVLGRVTIGAGSTIGGNVWVTDDVPAGSLVMQPPALLFRAGQPHLPLFPGDD